In Arachis hypogaea cultivar Tifrunner chromosome 2, arahy.Tifrunner.gnm2.J5K5, whole genome shotgun sequence, a genomic segment contains:
- the LOC112747597 gene encoding pentatricopeptide repeat-containing protein At5g48910 → MSSINMNIPLLHPKTSTPHHSQLLLTQIRTCQSMQELKQVHAFLIKTAQNHEPVVATELLRQSATSDFRDIDYALSLFDEMPEPDCFAWNTLIRALAETHDRPLHALLFFCNMVSDGMVEPNRFTFPSVLKACSVLTRLEVGKQVHGLVVKFGFSGDEFVVSNLLRMYVMCGNMEDSHVLFRRSVDGVDYMNKVMRDKRREEGIVVLCNVMVDGYVRVGNLTAARELFDRMHKRSVVSWNAMISGYAQNGYFSEAIELFHRMQMEDLLPNRVTLVSVLPAISRLGAIELGKWVHLYAERNKIKIDDALGSALVDMYAKCGSIGKAIQVFESLPKSNVITWNAILGGLAMHGKAKDVFDFFARMERSGISPSDVTYIAILSACSHAGLVDKGRSYFNHMVNVGFVPRIEHYGCMVDLLGRVGYLEEAKELILNMPIKSDDVIWKALLGACKVHKNVEIGRRAAEVLMQLAPHDSGAYVAMSNIYASSGDWDAVAEVRLMMKDLDIRKDPGCSWIEIDGVIHEFLVEDDSHPSAKEIHSMLEEISNKLNFEGYRPDTTQVLLKMDETHKESVLHYHSEKIAVAFGLISTTPKTPLQIVKNLRICKDCHSSMKLISKIYNRKITIRDRKRFHHFEHGSCSCMDYW, encoded by the coding sequence ATGTCATCCATAAACATGAACATACCGCTGTTGCACCCCAAAACCAGCACACCTCATCATTCACAGTTGCTCCTCACACAAATCAGGACATGCCAAAGCATGCAAGAATTGAAGCAAGTGCATGCCTTTCTCATCAAAACAGCACAAAACCATGAACCTGTTGTGGCAACAGAGCTTCTCAGGCAGTCTGCAACCTCTGATTTTCGTGATATTGACTATGCCCTCTCGTTGTTCGATGAAATGCCTGAACCAGATTGCTTTGCCTGGAACACGTTGATAAGAGCACTTGCTGAAACCCATGATAGGCCACTGCATGCCTTGCTGTTTTTCTGCAATATGGTGTCTGATGGGATGGTGGAACCCAACAGGTTCACCTTCCCTTCTGTGTTGAAGGCTTGTTCAGTGTTGACCAGGTTGGAGGTAGGGAAGCAGGTTCATGGTTTGGTTGTGAAGTTTGGATTTTCTGGTGATGAGTTTGTGGTTAGCAATCTGCTAAGGATGTATGTGATGTGCGGGAATATGGAGGATTCCCATGTTTTGTTTCGCAGGAGTGTTGATGGTGTTGATTATATGAACAAAGTGATGAGGGATAAGAGGAGGGAGGAAGGTATTGTGGTTCTGTGCAATGTGATGGTTGATGGGTATGTGAGAGTTGGGAACCTTACGGCTGCTAGGGAGTTGTTTGACAGGATGCATAAAAGGAGTGTGGTTTCTTGGAATGCAATGATTTCCGGCTATGCACAAAATGGGTATTTTTCGGAGGCCATAGAATTGTTTCATAGGATGCAGATGGAGGATTTGCTCCCGAACCGGGTGACTTTGGTCAGCGTGTTGCCTGCAATTTCACGGCTCGGGGCCATTGAACTGGGGAAATGGGTGCATTTGTATGCAGAGAGGAACAAGATTAAGATTGATGATGCTCTTGGCTCTGCATTAGTTGATATGTATGCAAAGTGTGGGAGCATTGGGAAGGCCATTCAGGTCTTTGAGAGTCTGCCTAAGAGTAATGTGATAACATGGAATGCTATACTCGGTGGTCTAGCCATGCATGGTAAAGCCAAGGACGTGTTTGATTTTTTTGCGAGGATGGAAAGAAGTGGCATATCCCCTAGTGATGTAACATACATAGCCATCTTGAGTGCTTGTAGCCATGCAGGGTTAGTAGACAAGGGTAGATCATATTTCAATCATATGGTTAATGTGGGGTTTGTGCCTCGGATAGAGCACTATGGATGCATGGTTGATCTCTTGGGACGTGTTGGATATCTAGAAGAAGCCAAAGAACTTATATTGAACATGCCAATAAAATCAGATGATGTCATATGGAAGGCATTGCTTGGTGCTTGTAAGGTACATAAGAATGTTGAAATTGGAAGGCGTGCAGCAGAGGTTTTAATGCAACTGGCTCCACACGATAGTGGGGCATATGTGGCTATGTCGAACATATATGCCTCATCTGGTGATTGGGATGCAGTTGCAGAGGTGAGGTTGATGATGAAAGACTTAGACATAAGGAAAGACCCTGGATGCAGTTGGATCGAGATTGATGGTGTTATTCATGAGTTTCTTGTTGAAGATGATTCCCATCCTAGTGCCAAAGAAATACACTCAATGTTGGAGGAAATTTcgaacaaattaaattttgaaggtTATAGGCCAGATACCACACAAGTCTTGCTTAAGATGGATGAGACACATAAAGAAAGTGTGCTGCATTACCACAGTGAGAAGATTGCAGTTGCCTTTGGCTTAATCAGTACAACACCAAAGACCCCACTTCAGATTGTGAAAAACTTGCGAATTTGTAAAGATTGTcattcctccatgaaattaataTCAAAGATTTACAATCGCAAGATAACTATCAGGGACAGGAAGCGGTTTCACCATTTTGAGCATGGTTCATGTTCTTGTATGGACTACTGGTAG